The Lacerta agilis isolate rLacAgi1 chromosome 5, rLacAgi1.pri, whole genome shotgun sequence genome has a segment encoding these proteins:
- the HPS6 gene encoding Hermansky-Pudlak syndrome 6 protein encodes MKLRQVSDWSDFVRGRCLRELLEQGRPGEAPSRLLASPDRQHLLLLWNQPASQARVVAFQRLGADGADLERSWQPPQPPVVGLLFLESPATAVSWVLTIIWEHGKTELWRFVPAVGWHLLQSLELCHGARARVVSICSWGAQLVWCEERPPLDAQLTPERRAFRYCICTRRLQIGEQGAQLSPLRIVLHNSPVYRVLASPSGVFLLPTPATFPGVAKFVLLWRPENADIIIAAPSQGCICTKALLPGSEVDFKKLLLGCVGLLASMDPLDIHSCVLSGRRGLLLLSTAGAVELVQPDGVWRPIFDFGGSALAPGEQVQLKVFGDTLACFFGGALYLVDLGSRQLIEKKVLSTEEVLFLDFHAEEEEVQLLGPNGIYSLDFSGTDREEPTLVEMVFEEACKYYQRRSLSSSQLTVEKLKKGDMFQAPIALSSILCYSLASKEKRPRALPEPYAKLLGTMQLELQSYQKLEFLKLCVVGASESEVESYGEALVEQELGRLLHLDLNKENLAYLNAIFSSFPGASWKAIQNHLQLQQNGDGVLVARATPDVWKKILGGPVPGLSKQEEGPLNGMVPLFELVCLTLHQFKPKWLPQFVGLSQEYMGASWTYSNKEGPEGAVPLYKRALAVLPRRSRGSLADGEMEIELLLCSQRPKAILQAMDLLIQHGRWQRVMEAAEKFSMLSPLLNKEIFTILLRECSQHRDLDPYLDKLWELCPTNLSASDILSVLQQYLPPTELDPPPFLPGGSSQLTVGLLKPLLHRLAQGPPGQDEIYAVLQSPTFPPPTPPRQKKDTPKAAAQEELTPFQNHTHHSLREVV; translated from the coding sequence ATGAAGCTGCGGCAGGTCTCGGACTGGAGCGACTTCGTCCGCGGCCGCTGCCTGCGAGAGCTGCTGGAGCAGGGCCGCCCGGGCGAGGCTCCCAGCCGCCTCTTAGCCAGCCCGGACAGGCAGCATCTGCTTCTGTTGTGGAACCAGCCGGCCTCACAGGCTCGGGTTGTGGCCTTCCAGCGCCTGGGCGCCGACGGGGCTGACCTGGAGAGGAGTTGGCAGCCTCCTCAGCCGCCCGTGGTGGGGTTGCTTTTCCTGGAAAGCCCCGCGACAGCTGTCTCTTGGGTGCTGACGATCATCTGGGAGCACGGCAAGACTGAACTCTGGCGATTTGTGCCCGCAGTGGGGTGGCACTTGCTGCAGAGCCTGGAGCTGTGCCATGGAGCTCGTGCCAGGGTTGTCTCCATCTGCAGCTGGGGGGCCCAGCTGGTGTGGTGTGAGGAGAGGCCCCCCTTGGACGCCCAGCTGACACCGGAGAGGAGGGCCTTCAGGTACTGCATCTGCACTAGACGCCTTCAGATCGGGGAGCAGGGAGCCCAGCTGAGTCCCTTAAGGATTGTCttgcacaacagccctgtgtaCCGAGTGCTCGCCTCACCCTCTGGTGTTTTCCTGCTACCCACTCCAGCCACCTTCCCTGGAGTAGCCAAGTTTGTACTCCTCTGGCGTCCTGAAAATGCTGACATCATCATTGCTGCTCCATCCCAAGGCTGCATTTGTACTAAGGCTTTGCTTCCAGGCAGCGAAGTGGACTTCAAGAAGCTGCTCTTGGGCTGTGTGGGACTCTTGGCATCCATGGACCCTTTGGATATCCATAGCTGTGTGCTCTCTGGTCGCAGGGGGCTCCTCTTGCTTAGCACGGCAGGAGCTGTAGAGCTGGTACAGCCCGATGGAGTGTGGAGACCCATCTTTGACTTTGGGGGAAGTGCCTTGGCCCCAGGGGAGCAGGTCCAGCTGAAGGTTTTTGGGGACACCCTTGCCTGCTTTTTTGGAGGGGCTCTTTATCTTGTGGACTTGGGCAGCAGGCAGTTGATAGAAAAGAAAGTCCTGAGCACAGAGGAAGTGCTTTTTTTGGACTTCCATGCCGAGGAGGAGGAAGTGCAGCTCCTTGGTCCAAATGGCATCTACAGCCTTGACTTCTCTGGTACTGACAGGGAAGAGCCCACCCTGGTGGAGATGGTATTTGAAGAGGCCTGCAAATATTATCAGCGGCGGAGCCTCAGCAGCTCTCAGCTCACTGTAGAGAAACTGAAAAAGGGAGACATGTTTCAGGCTCCCATTGCACTTTCCTCCATCCTGTGCTATAGCCTTGCTTCCAAGGAAAAACGTCCCAGGGCCCTCCCAGAGCCTTACGCCAAATTGCTGGGCACAATGCAGCTGGAACTGCAGAGCTACCAAAAGCTGGAATTCCTTAAATTGTGTGTGGTCGGGGCCTCGGAAAGTGAGGTGGAGAGCTATGGTGAGGCGCTTGTGGAGCAGGAGCTCGGTCGTCTTCTACACTTGGACTTAAACAAGGAGAACCTGGCCTACCTGAATGCCATCTTCAGTTCCTTCCCTGGGGCCTCTTGGAAGGCCATCCAAAACCACCTGCAGCTGCAACAGAATGGGGATGGAGTATTGGTAGCCAGAGCTACTccagatgtgtggaagaaaatccTGGGGGGACCAGTGCCCGGCCTCAGCAAGCAAGAGGAGGGGCCTCTAAATGGGATGGTTCCACTTTTTGAACTCGTCTGTCTCACGCTGCACCAGTTCAAGCCTAAGTGGCTGCCTCAGTTTGTGGGGCTGTCCCAAGAGTACATGGGTGCCTCTTGGACTTACAGCAACAAGGAGGGCCCTGAGGGTGCTGTGCCCCTCTACAAAAGGGCACTGGCTGTGCTGCCAAGGAGGAGCAGAGGCTCTCTGGCAGATGGGGAAATGGAGATTGAGCTCCTGCTATGCAGCCAGCGGCCCAAAGCCATCCTGCAGGCCATGGACCTCCTTATCCAGCATGGGAGATGGCAGCGTGTGATGGAGGCTGCAGAAAAGTTCTCCATGCTAAGCCCTTTGCTGAACAAAGAGATCTTCACCATCCTTTTGAGAGAGTGCTCCCAGCATAGGGACCTGGACCCTTACTTGGACAAGCTGTGGGAACTCTGCCCTACAAATCTGAGCGCTTCTGACATCCTGAGTGTTCTTCAGCAATACTTGCCCCCAACAGAACTTgatcctcctccttttctcccaggTGGGTCATCCCAGCTGACTGTTGGCCTGCTGAAGCCCCTGTTGCACAGACTAGCCCAGGGCCCACCTGGCCAGGATGAAATCTATGCTGTCTTACAGAGTCCAACtttcccaccaccaaccccaccCAGGCAAAAGAAAGATACCCCAAAGGCAGCTGCCCAGGAGGAGTTAACCCCCTTTCAGAACCACACACACCACTCATTGCGTGAGGTGGTGTGA